The region AATACAGCCCTCCTTGAGGCGAAAACCAAGCATTGCCTTTCCGGCCATAGCCGTTGTCTTGCTTTTTGGCGACAACAATGGTCCACGCCGCCGCCCCCCCAGCCGCCAGTTCCTTGGCCCTGACGCTGGTGGAATCCAGATTATCAAATTTTTTAATATCTAAATCCATAAAAATTATGCCAGAACGATAAGAATATCGCCTTCTTTGACTTTTTGATCTTTTGCGACTTTGATTTCTTTGATTTTGCCGCCGGTTTCCGATAAAATTTCATTTTCCATTTTCATCGCCGAAAGCGTAAGCAGTTTTTGCCCCAATTTTACGATATCGCCCGCGTTAACGGATATTTCCGAAATCGTCCCGGCCAAAACCGCTTTGACTTCTTTTGACGAAAGGTCTCTTTTGGGCAGGATTGCCTGCGGTACCACCGCCGCCGCCTGAACCGCGTCAAACGATCCGTACGAAAACTCTTTGCCGTTGACAACAACCTTCATGGCTTGTTCGCCTTGGTCAATGATTTCCACATCATAATCCTTGCCTTGATTGTTGAATTTGAATTTCATGGTTTTTGGCCCTTATTCTTCGGGGTTTGCCATCCGCCCGGATAAAACCCATTTTGAAACCGCCGGCTCATCGCCCAAAGATCCATTGAAATTTTTTATTTCCCGATATATCGCGCGCGCGATATCGGCAATCGCCTGTTCTTCGATCTCCTTGCGTCCGCAAACGACTTTTTTCTGCAAATACGGCTTGAGCATCAAATCCTGGACAATGCCGCTTTTCTCAATGAAATTAGTGTAAAAATTACCGCTGATGAAATCATCTTTTTCCAACAATAATTTGAAAAATGGAATCGTGGTGGCAACACCCTCGATAACGGTTTCGGAAAGCGCGCGGCGCAACTTGGTGATTGCCGAATCCCGATCCTTTCCGTACGCGATCACCTTTGCCAGCATCGAATCAAAATAGGGATAAACCTCCTGGCCGTCCTGCAAGAAACTGTGGACAAAAACCCCCTGGCCTTGCGGAGGGATGTATTTTGAAACCGCGCCCGGCGAAGGAATGAAATTTTTTCGCGGGTCTTCGGCGTTAACGCGCACCTCGATGGCCCATCCGCTCTGATAAACGCTTTCCTGGCCGAACGACAGCTGTTTGCCTTCGGCGATCCTGATCTGCTGCTCCACGATATCGATTCCGGTAACCGCCTCGGTAACCGGATGCTCAACCTGAATCCGCGGATTCACTTCCATAAAATAATAATTTTTGTCTTTATCCAGCAGAAATTCTATCGTGGCCGCGCCGCGATAACTCAAATATTGCGCGATCTTAACCGCCCAAGCGCCCATTTCGGCGCGCAAACGATCGTCAATCGCCGCGGAAGGCGATTCTTCCACCATTTTCTGGAACCGGCGCTGGATCGAACATTCGCGTTCGCCCAAATGCACCGCCTTGCGGCCGTCGCCCAAAACTTGGAATTCGATATGTTTGACTTCGGGCAAATATTTTTCCAGAAAAAAATCAATGTCGTCGAAAGCGCCCGCAATCTGCCGCTGGACTCCCAGCGACAGCGTCATCATTTCCTCATAATTCATCTGGCCGTTAACCACGCGAATACCCATCCCGCCACCGCCCCGCTGGGCTTTGATGATAAATGGCGGCTTGATGCGGTCGGCCCATTTGATCAAATCTTTTTTGCTTTTTATCGATTGGTCGGAGGCCGGAACCGTGGGAATGCCGATTTTTCTGGCGATTTTTTTGGCCTCGATTTTATCCTGCAAAGTCCGCAAGGTCTTAAAATGCGGCCCGATGAATTTTATCCGGCTGCGATCGCACATCAAAGCGAATTGCCAGTTCTCCGACAAAAAACCATAACCCGGATGGATGGCGTCGACTTTGGCCTTTTTGGCGATCGAAATTATTTTTTCTTTATCGAGATACCCCGCCGAACCTTCTTTCTCAAGATAATAAAATTCATCGGCCAATGATGTTTCCAAAAAATTTTTTTCCTGGCCGGGCATCGGGCACAAAACCACGGTTTTAATGCCCATTTCACGGCATGTCCGCAAAATGCGCAAAGCGATTTCTCCCCGGTTGGCAATAAGAATTTTTTTAATTTCCATTTTCTTTTAAC is a window of Candidatus Nealsonbacteria bacterium DGGOD1a DNA encoding:
- a CDS encoding ATP-grasp domain-containing protein, which encodes MEIKKILIANRGEIALRILRTCREMGIKTVVLCPMPGQEKNFLETSLADEFYYLEKEGSAGYLDKEKIISIAKKAKVDAIHPGYGFLSENWQFALMCDRSRIKFIGPHFKTLRTLQDKIEAKKIARKIGIPTVPASDQSIKSKKDLIKWADRIKPPFIIKAQRGGGGMGIRVVNGQMNYEEMMTLSLGVQRQIAGAFDDIDFFLEKYLPEVKHIEFQVLGDGRKAVHLGERECSIQRRFQKMVEESPSAAIDDRLRAEMGAWAVKIAQYLSYRGAATIEFLLDKDKNYYFMEVNPRIQVEHPVTEAVTGIDIVEQQIRIAEGKQLSFGQESVYQSGWAIEVRVNAEDPRKNFIPSPGAVSKYIPPQGQGVFVHSFLQDGQEVYPYFDSMLAKVIAYGKDRDSAITKLRRALSETVIEGVATTIPFFKLLLEKDDFISGNFYTNFIEKSGIVQDLMLKPYLQKKVVCGRKEIEEQAIADIARAIYREIKNFNGSLGDEPAVSKWVLSGRMANPEE